From Actinopolymorpha cephalotaxi, one genomic window encodes:
- a CDS encoding phytanoyl-CoA dioxygenase family protein, whose protein sequence is MLSPAQRQQFDRLGIIRLRQAIPVPEVTTMCEQVWDFLARKYAISRDDPATWTLEKAWHLQPLRPSGTFDPMGSTAVCNALDDLLGAENWQRPRRWGRPLVTFPQSGDSWDVPYTSWHTDGLGSTDDIQAVTIFTFLAPVRPGGGGTVVVAGSHRLVRQTVAAVGPDARLRSSELKARLASQDEWLRDLWTQGTVDDRRRRYLHDGAVVDGVPLHVAELTGEPGDVILMNSRSLHAPAPNVSDTPRMMLVHIAANDRAPQI, encoded by the coding sequence GTGCTCTCACCCGCCCAACGGCAACAGTTCGACCGGCTCGGCATCATCCGGCTCCGCCAGGCAATCCCGGTGCCCGAGGTCACGACGATGTGTGAGCAGGTATGGGACTTCCTGGCCCGCAAGTACGCCATCAGCCGCGACGATCCGGCCACCTGGACGCTCGAGAAGGCGTGGCACCTCCAGCCGCTCAGGCCATCCGGGACGTTCGACCCAATGGGTTCGACCGCCGTGTGCAACGCACTGGACGACCTTCTCGGGGCGGAAAACTGGCAACGCCCGCGGAGGTGGGGGCGACCGCTGGTGACGTTCCCACAGTCCGGCGACTCGTGGGACGTGCCATACACGAGCTGGCACACCGACGGCCTCGGCAGCACTGACGACATCCAGGCAGTAACGATCTTCACGTTCCTGGCACCGGTGCGTCCCGGCGGTGGCGGCACCGTCGTGGTTGCGGGGTCACATCGGCTCGTCCGCCAGACCGTCGCCGCGGTCGGTCCGGACGCACGGCTGCGGTCCTCAGAGCTCAAGGCACGTCTGGCGTCCCAGGACGAGTGGCTACGGGACCTTTGGACGCAAGGCACTGTTGACGATCGACGTCGGCGATACCTTCACGACGGCGCGGTCGTCGACGGGGTACCGCTGCACGTGGCAGAGCTGACCGGTGAACCGGGAGACGTGATCCTCATGAACTCCCGCTCACTTCACGCCCCTGCCCCGAACGTCTCGGACACCCCACGCATGATGCTCGTGCACATCGCGGCGAACGACCGCGCCCCGCAAATATGA
- a CDS encoding DUF488 domain-containing protein, with amino-acid sequence MTIRVRLRRVYDPPSPEDGTRVLVDRVWPRGLTKEAAALDSWEKEIAPSTQLRKWYGHQPGKFEEFTRRYSAELSEPERDAVLDRLRKLARRTPVTLLTATKDVEHSQAAVLAQRLGGTKGSRGR; translated from the coding sequence GTGACGATCAGAGTGCGGCTTCGGCGGGTCTACGACCCACCCTCCCCCGAGGACGGCACGCGGGTTCTCGTCGACCGGGTCTGGCCGCGGGGCCTTACCAAGGAGGCGGCCGCACTGGATTCGTGGGAGAAGGAGATCGCACCGTCCACTCAGCTGCGTAAGTGGTACGGCCACCAACCGGGGAAGTTCGAGGAGTTCACGCGTCGCTACTCCGCTGAGTTGTCCGAGCCCGAGCGCGACGCTGTGCTCGACCGGCTCCGGAAACTCGCACGTAGAACCCCGGTGACACTCCTGACGGCGACGAAGGACGTCGAGCACAGCCAGGCCGCGGTACTCGCTCAGCGCCTCGGTGGGACGAAAGGCAGCCGTGGCCGGTGA
- a CDS encoding VOC family protein yields MVNIGAIVLKVSDRHRASGFWSQALGYQPQASNPDFLADPAGKGVRLHLDETDRTHLDLWAEPGQQRAEVDRLLALGATKPDWVYPENADFVVLADPDGNLFCVIGD; encoded by the coding sequence ATGGTGAACATCGGAGCGATCGTTCTGAAAGTGTCGGACCGTCACCGGGCCTCGGGATTCTGGTCCCAGGCGCTCGGGTACCAGCCGCAGGCCAGTAATCCGGACTTCCTCGCCGACCCTGCCGGCAAGGGCGTCCGGCTGCACCTGGACGAGACGGACCGCACGCATCTCGACCTGTGGGCGGAGCCCGGGCAGCAGCGGGCGGAAGTCGACCGGCTGCTGGCGTTGGGCGCGACCAAACCCGACTGGGTCTATCCCGAGAATGCCGACTTCGTCGTGCTCGCCGACCCGGACGGCAACCTCTTCTGCGTCATCGGCGACTGA
- a CDS encoding ABC transporter substrate-binding protein yields the protein MVRRTATNNSADENEQGGLTRRALLYGSAVTAAALTLAGCNSGSGGQEGRKKTAAQAGSANRKGSARKPLAAPASFKEAPSLAAQVKQGKLPPVEKRLPDNPYVVPHNWLEPGKYGGNLRMMIPATDDGQLKEYMYGHSPLRWLNDGLDIGPGLVESWSSNADASEWTLHFRKGLKWSDGQPWTTADVMFWWEDMVLNEQHSEVPPDEAKSGKGTVMKMTAPDDYTIVMKFDAPAPLTADRLAMWVNRGIGPGWMEPKHYMKQFHPKYNKSVGKNWATADGEFEKKRNWQINPDSPTMTGWRLKSYKEGRQSGWERNPYYWCVDRQGNQLPYVDTLTASAVQNQEVAKLQIQQGKIDYLLGGFMGVSLSDVSGLKAAQSASKTVPILWDAGDGTGAAFFFNYDYYDEKLRKLIREPKFRQALSFAFNREDAQKTIYFNTGEKTTGTMSTKAIEYHVNDEGKQVYKQWRDSYVKHDPEKAKAILDALGVVDKDGDGKREAPDGSKLIVRLQYASNVGSDYKKLNELLVRDWKAIGIDARQFPISPEAYGTEWNTGKLMSNSGWGVGDGPNCLVYPQWLVPLEPSRWAPLEGQFYNVRGTPDEHKQKNVDPFKRTPPRMEPEAGGPVERLWKLYDQSKTTVDEMGRHRLVWEMTKIHVKEGPFFQGSVSNAPSVMLAHQELKNVPRKENLGQGGFTAPWIHPTPAVYDPETVFWSDPEKH from the coding sequence ATGGTCCGTCGAACAGCGACCAACAACTCCGCAGACGAGAACGAGCAGGGAGGGTTGACGCGACGGGCGCTTCTGTACGGGTCCGCGGTCACGGCAGCGGCCCTGACCCTCGCCGGCTGTAACTCAGGTTCCGGTGGGCAGGAGGGACGGAAGAAGACCGCCGCCCAGGCCGGAAGCGCGAACCGCAAGGGCTCGGCCCGCAAGCCGCTCGCGGCCCCGGCGTCGTTCAAGGAAGCTCCCTCGCTGGCCGCGCAGGTGAAGCAGGGGAAGTTGCCGCCCGTGGAGAAGCGGCTCCCGGACAACCCCTACGTCGTCCCGCACAACTGGCTGGAGCCCGGCAAGTACGGCGGCAACCTGAGGATGATGATCCCTGCCACCGACGACGGGCAGCTGAAGGAGTACATGTACGGCCACTCCCCGCTGCGGTGGCTCAACGACGGCCTCGACATCGGCCCCGGCCTGGTGGAGAGCTGGTCGTCCAACGCCGACGCATCCGAGTGGACGCTGCACTTCCGCAAGGGCCTCAAGTGGTCCGACGGCCAGCCGTGGACCACCGCGGACGTGATGTTCTGGTGGGAGGACATGGTCCTCAACGAACAGCACTCCGAGGTGCCGCCGGACGAGGCGAAGTCGGGCAAGGGAACGGTCATGAAGATGACCGCACCCGACGACTACACGATCGTGATGAAGTTCGACGCGCCCGCACCGCTGACCGCGGACCGCCTTGCCATGTGGGTCAACCGTGGCATCGGACCCGGTTGGATGGAGCCCAAGCACTACATGAAGCAGTTCCACCCGAAGTACAACAAGTCGGTCGGCAAGAACTGGGCCACCGCCGACGGTGAGTTCGAGAAGAAGCGCAACTGGCAGATCAACCCGGACAGCCCGACCATGACCGGCTGGCGGCTGAAGTCGTACAAGGAAGGACGGCAGTCCGGCTGGGAGCGCAACCCGTACTACTGGTGCGTCGACCGGCAGGGCAACCAGCTTCCCTACGTCGACACGCTCACGGCCTCCGCGGTGCAGAACCAGGAGGTCGCCAAGCTGCAGATCCAGCAGGGCAAGATCGACTACCTGCTGGGTGGGTTCATGGGCGTGTCGCTGAGCGACGTGTCGGGCCTGAAGGCGGCGCAGTCCGCGAGCAAGACCGTACCGATCCTGTGGGACGCGGGAGACGGCACGGGAGCGGCGTTCTTCTTCAACTACGACTACTACGACGAGAAGCTCCGCAAGCTGATCCGCGAGCCGAAGTTCCGCCAGGCACTCTCCTTCGCGTTCAACCGCGAGGACGCCCAGAAGACCATCTACTTCAACACCGGTGAGAAGACCACCGGCACGATGAGCACCAAGGCCATCGAGTACCACGTCAACGACGAGGGCAAGCAGGTCTACAAGCAGTGGCGTGACAGCTACGTCAAGCACGACCCGGAGAAGGCGAAGGCGATCCTCGACGCACTCGGCGTGGTGGACAAGGACGGCGACGGCAAGCGGGAGGCGCCGGACGGCAGCAAGCTGATCGTTCGCCTGCAGTACGCCTCGAACGTCGGCAGCGACTACAAGAAGCTGAACGAGCTGCTGGTGCGGGACTGGAAGGCGATCGGGATCGACGCCCGCCAGTTCCCGATCTCCCCGGAGGCGTACGGCACCGAGTGGAACACCGGCAAGCTGATGTCCAACTCGGGCTGGGGCGTCGGCGACGGCCCGAACTGCCTGGTCTACCCGCAGTGGCTGGTGCCGCTGGAGCCGAGCCGCTGGGCCCCGCTGGAGGGTCAGTTCTACAACGTGCGTGGCACCCCGGACGAGCACAAGCAGAAGAACGTCGACCCGTTCAAGCGGACACCACCCCGGATGGAGCCGGAGGCGGGCGGTCCGGTCGAACGACTCTGGAAGCTGTACGACCAGAGCAAGACCACGGTCGACGAGATGGGCCGGCACCGCCTGGTGTGGGAGATGACGAAGATCCACGTCAAGGAGGGGCCGTTCTTCCAGGGCTCGGTGTCGAACGCGCCCTCGGTCATGCTCGCGCACCAGGAGCTGAAGAACGTTCCTCGTAAGGAGAATCTCGGCCAGGGCGGCTTCACCGCTCCGTGGATCCACCCGACCCCTGCGGTCTACGACCCCGAGACGGTGTTCTGGTCCGACCCTGAGAAGCACTAG
- a CDS encoding YybH family protein encodes MSLKDISAVNRQFEQAVRDADMDLLASLYTSDAIALPPDGPVVRGRSGIKQMWTAITQQAGLTDVRLHTLDYEQSSRTGCEVGEATLTLSGGTAVVKYVVAWKRSKGVWRLHRDIWNTKGA; translated from the coding sequence ATGAGCCTCAAGGACATCAGCGCGGTCAACCGACAGTTCGAGCAGGCCGTACGTGACGCGGACATGGACCTGCTGGCCTCGCTCTACACCTCCGACGCGATCGCGCTTCCGCCCGACGGTCCGGTGGTCAGGGGACGCTCCGGGATCAAGCAGATGTGGACGGCGATCACACAGCAGGCGGGGCTCACCGACGTCCGGCTCCACACGCTCGACTACGAACAGTCCAGCCGCACCGGTTGCGAGGTCGGCGAGGCCACACTGACGCTCAGCGGCGGGACGGCCGTGGTGAAGTACGTCGTCGCGTGGAAGAGAAGCAAAGGTGTGTGGCGGCTGCACCGCGACATCTGGAACACGAAGGGCGCGTAG
- a CDS encoding aminoglycoside phosphotransferase/kinase family protein, whose product MRYLPDNPNLDFLRQEAKGLLGAMRETDPKAVLSDAQRAVADQYGFRTWPDLKAEVERRRSMPPAADPALARDLAAAFDLGDVKAPLTPISYAFMGRRWRLETDRGVWQAGPVVEWMGNDHVARATELRERARAAGVLAPKPVRAADGEFVKRVHGKKWRVDEWMELGPEVLQPVRSSVARQVGRSLATVHEVAMPTGHVFRPGEPGHLTYRHTDAQWDELIAGTSAAGKPWADDLIHLREGALRALEAVPFRQAAEPLVISIADLNIDGVRMDARDELVLIHWDFAGPHSPEWELAYVLTHWAIYGPASPGAARALVAGYRDRAGSVPTLDLSSFWLTITAHLNWTYNQFCTARTSVGDEQRAYVEGEVRDLIENPFSVTKIEQLLEDLARDPAW is encoded by the coding sequence GTGAGATACCTGCCGGACAATCCCAATCTCGACTTCCTTCGCCAAGAAGCGAAGGGTCTCCTCGGCGCCATGCGCGAGACCGACCCGAAGGCCGTGCTCTCCGACGCGCAACGAGCCGTCGCCGACCAGTACGGCTTTCGCACCTGGCCGGACCTCAAGGCCGAGGTCGAACGCCGCCGTTCCATGCCGCCGGCCGCGGACCCAGCGCTCGCCCGTGATCTTGCCGCGGCGTTCGACCTGGGTGATGTCAAAGCGCCGTTGACACCGATCTCCTACGCGTTCATGGGGCGACGGTGGCGGCTGGAGACGGACCGGGGCGTGTGGCAGGCGGGGCCTGTCGTCGAATGGATGGGAAACGATCACGTCGCTCGGGCCACCGAACTGCGGGAACGAGCCCGGGCCGCCGGTGTGCTCGCGCCCAAACCTGTCCGCGCCGCCGACGGTGAGTTCGTGAAGCGCGTACACGGGAAGAAGTGGCGGGTCGACGAGTGGATGGAGCTCGGCCCCGAAGTCCTGCAACCGGTCCGCTCGTCTGTCGCGCGGCAGGTCGGTCGATCTCTCGCGACGGTGCACGAGGTGGCGATGCCCACCGGGCACGTCTTCAGGCCGGGCGAACCGGGGCACCTGACGTACCGGCACACGGATGCTCAGTGGGATGAGCTCATCGCAGGGACGTCGGCGGCGGGCAAGCCCTGGGCGGACGACCTGATCCACCTTCGGGAAGGCGCGTTGCGTGCACTGGAGGCGGTGCCGTTCCGGCAGGCCGCCGAACCTCTGGTGATCAGCATCGCCGACCTCAACATCGACGGGGTACGGATGGATGCACGCGACGAACTCGTGCTGATCCACTGGGATTTCGCGGGTCCGCACAGTCCGGAGTGGGAGCTTGCCTACGTCCTCACCCACTGGGCGATCTATGGTCCCGCCAGTCCGGGCGCGGCGCGTGCTCTCGTTGCCGGATACCGCGATCGTGCCGGCAGCGTGCCGACACTCGACCTGTCGTCGTTCTGGCTCACGATCACGGCGCACCTCAACTGGACCTACAACCAGTTCTGTACGGCGCGAACCTCCGTCGGCGACGAGCAGAGAGCCTACGTCGAGGGTGAGGTGCGGGACCTGATCGAGAACCCCTTCAGCGTGACGAAGATCGAGCAGCTCCTTGAGGACCTGGCGCGGGATCCGGCCTGGTGA
- a CDS encoding phytanoyl-CoA dioxygenase family protein, with protein MLTDEQTARFESDGLLPLPQAVPATTALAMRDRLWAFLSIMHGRRHDDPTTWSAIEGRVGFKTLMRAGAFDGLSEHLSEPVTDLLGTAWKPPAHWGHPLVTFPNLQAQWAIPARNWHVDSTQWSTGPIPGVVAFTFLNEVRPRGGGTLVMAGSHHLTWELCRQAGGFMKTSTMKAVLAERHSWFADLWREPVTGEQQLRRYLDEGDVVEGTHLRVVELCGRPGDVVLMNQDMLHVAAPNTLDTPRMMLSDFITRIPDEEPG; from the coding sequence ATGTTGACTGACGAGCAGACGGCACGGTTCGAGTCGGACGGACTGCTGCCACTCCCCCAGGCGGTGCCCGCCACCACGGCCCTGGCGATGCGCGACCGCCTGTGGGCCTTTCTGTCGATCATGCACGGGCGCCGGCACGACGACCCCACGACGTGGAGTGCCATCGAGGGCCGCGTCGGCTTCAAGACGCTGATGCGCGCCGGTGCCTTCGACGGCCTGAGCGAGCACCTGTCCGAGCCCGTGACCGACCTGCTGGGTACGGCGTGGAAACCGCCCGCGCACTGGGGCCACCCGCTGGTCACCTTCCCGAATCTGCAGGCACAGTGGGCGATCCCGGCCAGGAACTGGCACGTCGACTCCACGCAGTGGTCCACCGGACCGATCCCTGGAGTCGTCGCCTTCACCTTCCTAAACGAGGTTCGTCCCCGCGGCGGCGGAACGCTGGTCATGGCCGGCTCGCACCATCTCACCTGGGAGCTCTGCCGACAGGCAGGTGGGTTCATGAAGACGAGCACCATGAAGGCCGTACTTGCGGAGCGGCACAGCTGGTTCGCCGACCTTTGGCGGGAACCGGTCACCGGCGAGCAGCAGCTTCGCCGATACCTCGACGAGGGAGACGTCGTCGAAGGCACCCACCTTCGCGTCGTCGAGCTGTGCGGTCGCCCCGGCGACGTCGTACTGATGAACCAGGACATGCTGCACGTCGCCGCGCCGAACACGCTCGACACACCGCGGATGATGCTCTCCGACTTCATCACCCGGATTCCCGACGAGGAGCCCGGATAG
- a CDS encoding nuclear transport factor 2 family protein, with the protein MHPFGKAMQAHDVESAVALLAQDVEFRSPVVFAPYRGRDAVAPLLYAVAEVLQDFRYTREIGAGSQEVALVFQARAGDRELEGCDFLHLDEAGAIDELFVMIRPMSGLDALAEQMRAMLERRAPGSR; encoded by the coding sequence ATGCATCCGTTCGGGAAGGCCATGCAGGCACACGACGTCGAGAGCGCTGTTGCCCTGCTCGCCCAGGACGTGGAGTTTCGCAGTCCCGTCGTCTTCGCGCCGTACCGCGGCCGGGACGCGGTCGCACCTCTGCTGTACGCCGTGGCGGAGGTTCTGCAGGACTTCCGCTACACGCGGGAGATCGGTGCGGGCTCTCAGGAGGTCGCCCTCGTCTTCCAGGCACGTGCGGGTGATCGGGAACTCGAAGGATGCGACTTCCTGCACCTCGACGAGGCCGGAGCGATCGACGAACTGTTCGTCATGATCCGGCCGATGTCCGGCCTGGACGCGCTGGCGGAACAGATGCGAGCGATGCTCGAACGCCGAGCCCCCGGCTCGCGGTGA
- a CDS encoding class I SAM-dependent methyltransferase, with the protein MVQENSGTGTADAGGGDSSRPWQTLSSGFEQARAREDSLDRLVEWPAQRSLLGDVTGLAVLDAGCGNGAKIAQLAEDGAAASVGVDISGNFIAPPPGVELVEGDLSDLAAVPGLAGRLFDRILFLQSFGYAADPVRALRTARGMLAEDGFILLTRTQPIRYAIERAEQNGTSLGEEYFATESFTYRHRNWDEGVTLTKRPYTMSDLLNTFSAAGLWIEAAVEPRMPAEAAERYPHKQALLNKYLGILMFKLRPLRGPQPSR; encoded by the coding sequence ATGGTTCAGGAGAACTCAGGTACAGGCACTGCTGACGCAGGCGGCGGCGACTCGAGCCGTCCGTGGCAGACACTCTCGTCGGGCTTCGAGCAGGCGCGCGCCCGTGAGGACTCGCTGGACCGGCTCGTCGAGTGGCCGGCGCAGCGCTCTCTCCTCGGCGACGTCACCGGACTCGCCGTCCTGGACGCGGGTTGCGGCAACGGGGCGAAGATCGCTCAGTTGGCTGAAGACGGAGCCGCCGCATCGGTCGGCGTCGACATCAGCGGGAACTTCATCGCGCCGCCGCCGGGCGTCGAGCTCGTCGAGGGTGATCTCTCCGACCTGGCGGCGGTGCCGGGCCTCGCCGGCCGGCTGTTCGACCGGATCCTGTTCCTGCAGTCCTTCGGGTACGCCGCGGACCCGGTCCGGGCGTTGCGGACCGCGCGCGGGATGTTGGCCGAGGACGGCTTCATCCTGCTCACCCGTACCCAGCCGATCCGGTACGCGATCGAACGAGCGGAGCAGAACGGCACCTCCCTGGGAGAGGAGTACTTCGCCACCGAATCGTTCACCTACCGGCACCGCAACTGGGATGAGGGGGTCACCCTCACCAAGCGGCCGTACACGATGTCGGACCTGCTGAACACCTTCAGCGCGGCTGGGCTGTGGATCGAAGCCGCGGTCGAGCCGCGGATGCCTGCCGAAGCCGCCGAGCGCTATCCCCACAAGCAGGCGCTGCTGAACAAGTATCTCGGCATCCTGATGTTCAAACTGCGACCCCTGCGAGGGCCGCAACCGAGTCGTTGA
- a CDS encoding VOC family protein → MADPLEATAPWERPGWMGPEEFYACEGVDDWRFVGDGIQTFFPTDSFAIGARLIQAMADLPAIDADHLPDVDLRPDGVTVRLTTITSGRFFAGIGARHVEIARQISVAARELGIPADPARTQHLQVSVDALSIPDVMPFWREALGYEFRRDTDEDVVDPRGRGPSFWFQQMKEPRRERNRIHVDIKVPPEQAEARIAAVLAAGGRRADPDHPWIFADPEGNEVCLG, encoded by the coding sequence ATGGCTGACCCGCTGGAAGCGACCGCGCCGTGGGAGCGACCTGGGTGGATGGGCCCGGAGGAGTTCTATGCCTGCGAAGGCGTCGACGACTGGCGGTTCGTCGGTGACGGAATCCAGACGTTCTTTCCTACGGACTCCTTCGCGATCGGCGCCCGGCTGATCCAGGCGATGGCCGACCTGCCCGCCATCGACGCCGACCATCTGCCCGATGTCGACCTCCGGCCAGACGGTGTGACCGTACGCCTGACCACGATCACCTCGGGGAGATTCTTCGCCGGCATCGGAGCGCGGCACGTGGAGATCGCTCGACAGATCTCCGTGGCTGCGCGGGAGTTGGGCATACCGGCCGACCCGGCGCGCACGCAGCACCTCCAGGTTTCGGTCGACGCGCTCTCGATCCCCGACGTGATGCCGTTCTGGCGGGAAGCGCTCGGCTATGAGTTCCGTCGCGACACCGACGAGGACGTCGTGGATCCCCGAGGTCGCGGACCGTCGTTCTGGTTCCAGCAGATGAAGGAGCCGCGACGCGAGCGGAACCGGATCCACGTCGACATCAAAGTGCCTCCCGAACAGGCTGAGGCCCGGATCGCCGCCGTGCTCGCCGCCGGTGGCCGCCGCGCGGACCCGGACCACCCGTGGATCTTCGCTGACCCCGAAGGCAACGAAGTCTGCCTCGGCTGA
- a CDS encoding ABC transporter substrate-binding protein gives MRADRSDDAVEPTAPPEQGIALPLNPSRRHLLRAGGVMATAAFTAGCDMLSTKPQAKRAGGTGGEGSSTAKEAPELSKRVKAGDLPPLKQRLPTDPLVVPPHERIGTYGGQWDLFGDSPPAGGGAEVYYEWLVRWSADWKKVIPNVVRSWEIRGDGREYTFHLRRGMKWSDGEPFTTEDIAFAYEDVVLNNELFSAPPNFFVTADRPAHLDVLDEHTFRFVFTRPNGLFLEQLASNGAHVLTICAKHYFRQFHPKYNKDIGELLKKEKTEHWYQLFAQKGGSQGWIGDIWQPQVPLLTAWHTTSVTQQGNRMILERNPYYWKTDPQGRQLPYLDRIVRTVISDQEAALLRAMDGEFELLSPTFYNPNLGTPKNKPVLASNRERGEYEFVEGLDSTMNKTVIAFNLNHPDRKLREVFQNRDFRIGLSYAINRKEIIAAVYQRQGEPWQAAPRKESEFYLEQLATQYTAYDPKLADRHLDKAGYTRRDPEGFRLRPDGKRLTFNIDVITEEPTQIDALQLVRGYWERVGVKLNLYSIDRSLYYTRKAANKHEASVWTGDGGLRDGIVDPRWYFPANNESNFALLWSTWYTSRGRSGEKPPEAARRQMSLYDRIGETVDENRRRELFMEILRIAAEEFWVLGTVLPVGTFGIKRRNFHNVPKSMIASWRYPTPGPTAPEQYFVTS, from the coding sequence ATGCGCGCAGATCGCTCCGACGACGCCGTCGAACCGACCGCACCACCCGAGCAGGGGATCGCTCTCCCACTGAACCCGTCCCGGCGGCACCTGCTGCGTGCGGGCGGCGTCATGGCCACCGCCGCGTTCACGGCCGGCTGCGACATGTTGTCCACCAAGCCGCAGGCGAAGCGAGCCGGCGGCACCGGCGGCGAAGGTTCCTCCACCGCCAAGGAGGCGCCCGAGCTCAGCAAGCGGGTCAAGGCCGGAGACCTCCCACCCCTGAAGCAGCGACTGCCCACCGATCCGCTGGTGGTCCCACCGCACGAGCGGATCGGCACGTACGGCGGTCAGTGGGACCTGTTCGGTGACAGCCCCCCGGCAGGTGGCGGTGCGGAGGTCTACTACGAGTGGCTGGTCCGGTGGAGCGCGGACTGGAAGAAGGTGATCCCGAACGTCGTTCGTTCGTGGGAGATCCGCGGCGACGGCCGGGAGTACACCTTCCACCTGCGCCGGGGCATGAAGTGGTCGGACGGAGAGCCCTTCACCACCGAGGACATCGCCTTCGCCTACGAGGATGTGGTGCTCAACAACGAGCTGTTCTCCGCACCGCCGAACTTCTTCGTCACCGCCGACCGGCCGGCACACCTGGACGTCCTCGACGAGCACACGTTCCGGTTCGTCTTCACCAGGCCGAACGGACTGTTCCTGGAGCAGTTGGCGTCCAACGGCGCACACGTGCTGACGATCTGCGCCAAGCACTACTTCCGCCAGTTCCATCCCAAGTACAACAAGGACATCGGTGAGCTGCTGAAGAAGGAGAAGACCGAGCACTGGTACCAGCTCTTCGCCCAGAAGGGCGGCTCACAGGGGTGGATCGGCGACATCTGGCAGCCGCAGGTCCCGCTGCTGACGGCGTGGCACACCACCAGCGTCACCCAGCAGGGCAACCGGATGATCCTCGAACGCAACCCGTACTACTGGAAGACCGATCCGCAGGGACGCCAGCTTCCCTACCTGGACCGCATCGTCCGGACCGTGATCAGTGACCAGGAGGCCGCGCTGTTGCGGGCGATGGACGGGGAGTTCGAGCTCCTCAGTCCGACGTTCTACAACCCCAACCTCGGAACGCCGAAGAACAAGCCGGTGCTCGCGTCCAACCGGGAACGCGGTGAGTACGAGTTCGTCGAGGGTCTGGACTCGACGATGAACAAGACCGTCATCGCGTTCAACCTCAACCACCCGGACCGAAAGCTCCGGGAGGTGTTCCAGAACCGCGACTTCCGGATCGGCCTGTCCTACGCGATCAACCGCAAGGAGATCATCGCGGCGGTCTACCAGCGGCAGGGCGAACCCTGGCAGGCAGCACCCCGCAAGGAGTCGGAGTTCTACCTCGAGCAGCTCGCCACGCAGTACACCGCGTACGACCCGAAGCTGGCCGACCGGCACCTGGACAAGGCCGGTTACACCCGCCGTGACCCGGAGGGGTTCAGGCTGCGGCCGGACGGAAAGCGGCTGACGTTCAACATCGACGTGATCACCGAGGAGCCGACCCAGATCGACGCACTCCAACTCGTCCGCGGCTACTGGGAACGCGTCGGGGTGAAGCTGAACCTCTACTCGATCGACCGTTCGCTGTACTACACGCGCAAGGCGGCGAACAAACACGAGGCGAGCGTGTGGACCGGCGACGGCGGCCTGCGGGACGGCATCGTGGATCCGCGGTGGTATTTCCCGGCGAACAACGAGTCCAACTTCGCACTCCTGTGGTCGACCTGGTACACCAGCCGCGGACGGAGCGGTGAGAAGCCGCCCGAGGCCGCACGCCGCCAGATGAGCCTGTACGACCGGATCGGGGAGACCGTCGACGAGAACCGCAGACGTGAACTGTTCATGGAGATCCTGCGGATCGCCGCGGAGGAGTTCTGGGTGCTGGGCACCGTCCTCCCGGTCGGGACGTTCGGCATCAAGCGAAGGAACTTCCACAACGTGCCGAAGTCGATGATCGCGTCCTGGCGCTACCCGACCCCGGGCCCGACCGCGCCGGAGCAGTACTTCGTCACGTCCTGA
- a CDS encoding GNAT family N-acetyltransferase yields MESIWVGERVRVRGIEPEESELLMEFDQDSTFMRNNDRLHPPRSKAGYRHYLESGVGTPNDDEFGAGIESLADRRLVGWFGTNGIDKNSGVFSYGIAIGTDFQRRGYASETIVLLLRYMFGERRFQKCDVEVYAYNTASLNLHQKLGFVEEGRRRRSQYFAGEYHDVVLMGMTIEEYAAAYSLGTVESS; encoded by the coding sequence GTGGAGTCCATCTGGGTTGGTGAACGCGTGCGGGTGCGAGGCATCGAGCCCGAGGAGTCCGAGCTTTTGATGGAGTTCGACCAGGACTCCACGTTCATGCGGAACAACGACCGGCTGCACCCGCCGCGTTCGAAGGCCGGCTACCGCCACTACCTGGAGTCCGGCGTCGGCACTCCCAACGACGACGAGTTCGGTGCCGGCATCGAGTCGCTTGCCGACCGACGGCTCGTCGGCTGGTTCGGTACGAACGGGATCGACAAGAACTCCGGGGTCTTCTCCTACGGCATCGCGATCGGGACCGACTTCCAGCGGCGCGGCTACGCCAGCGAAACCATCGTCCTGCTGCTGCGCTACATGTTCGGCGAGCGCCGCTTTCAGAAATGCGACGTCGAGGTCTACGCGTACAACACGGCCTCGCTGAACCTGCACCAGAAGCTCGGGTTCGTCGAGGAAGGCAGACGCCGGAGGTCGCAGTACTTCGCCGGGGAATATCACGACGTCGTGCTGATGGGCATGACGATCGAGGAGTACGCCGCGGCGTATTCCCTCGGCACCGTCGAGTCGTCCTGA